The Triticum aestivum cultivar Chinese Spring chromosome 3A, IWGSC CS RefSeq v2.1, whole genome shotgun sequence genome includes a region encoding these proteins:
- the LOC123058940 gene encoding uncharacterized protein → MAAAASASPSGSGRSNLPATAGACPICLEAIEDEAYLDACLHSFCYRCITQWVKIVASKREAPLSSARCPLCKTDSASIVHAFDGESFQQHHIEHEQHRPGNLSDAHALISQIYNTREVSGDKPSMQKYWKQRKYLRRNVWLEPWLRREIQALTRDEDVDAIVYHILGIIDSATRTAEKPHASKETSPEKAREEFVRSLSDAARPFLHGRTARFIAEVELFLVSQLNIDAYGRARAWRFRESASHVTREQGALPRGRPLEDHYFYLYFLSDQADYVGGEM, encoded by the coding sequence ATGGCGGCCGCCGCATCCGCCTCGCCCTCCGGCAGCGGCCGCAGCAACCTGCCCGCGACGGCGGGCGCTTGCCCCATCTGCCTCGAAGCCATCGAAGACGAGGCCTACCTCGACGCCTGCCTGCACTCGTTCTGCTACAGGTGCATAACGCAGTGGGTGAAGATCGTGGCGAGCAAGCGCGAAGCACCCTTGTCCTCGGCGAGGTGCCCCCTCTGCAAGACCGACAGCGCGTCCATCGTCCACGCCTTCGACGGCGAGTCGTTCCAGCAGCATCACATCGAGCACGAGCAGCACCGCCCGGGGAACCTCTCAGACGCGCACGCGCTCATATCACAAATCTACAACACGAGAGAGGTCTCAGGCGACAAGCCGAGCATGCAGAAATACTGGAAGCAGCGAAAGTACCTCCGGAGGAACGTGTGGCTCGAGCCATGGCTGAGACGGGAGATCCAGGCCCTCACGCGGGACGAAGACGTCGACGCCATAGTCTACCACATCCTCGGCATCATCGACTCCGCCACGAGAACGGCAGAGAAGCCGCACGCTTCCAAGGAGACCTCGCCGGAGAAAGCAAGGGAAGAGTTCGTGCGTTCGCTGTCCGACGCCGCGAGGCCGTTCCTCCATGGACGGACGGCGCGGTTCATCGCGGAGGTGGAGCTCTTCCTGGTCTCGCAGCTGAACATCGACGCGTACGGCAGGGCGCGCGCCTGGAGGTTCAGGGAGTCCGCTTCGCATGTGACGAGAGAGCAGGGTGCGCTGCCGCGGGGCCGTCCTCTCGAGGATCACTACTTCTACTTGTACTTTTTGAGCGATCAGGCAGATTACGTTGGCGGTGAGATGTAA
- the LOC123058941 gene encoding uncharacterized protein — MKDKNGLNLNPAQEETRNEFAAGNGGDRLSKLPIYLLLNILKRVDTLNAIRACVLSNEMLKLPAMLSQLFLSAGSILGRHDKARVFSLGECLQTNRAMAHVTDNILRTRFLDITITKLKIRFVLTQHDSLAIGRSVARAMSTQKVAAAEFQITTEKACKICSSADFLCFGKQFNDLIGACPDAFVSLRRLWLRNMRFGEHDIPSILSTCKLLESLRLTDCDSGIYSVLQVEHA, encoded by the exons ATGAAGGACAAAAACGGCCTGAAT CTAAATCCAGCGCAAGAAGAAACTCGCAACGAATTCGCCGCTGGCAATGGAGGAGACAGGCTTAGCAAGCTGCCCATTTACCTTCTGCTCAACATTCTGAAGAGGGTGGACACACTCAATGCTATAAGGGCCTGCGTCCTATCCAACGAAATGCTGAAGCTCCCTGCCATGCTCTCACAGCTCTTCCTAAGTGCTGGCTCCATTCTAGGCCGCCATGATAAAGCTCGTGTTTTCAGTCTTGGTGAATGCCTCCAAACCAACCGAGCCATGGCTCATGTGACTGATAACATCTTGAGAACAAGGTTCCTGGATATCACCATCACCAAACTCAAAATCAGATTTGTCTTGACGCAACACGACTCTCTCGCCATTGGCAGATCTGTTGCCCGCGCCATGTCAACCCAGAAAGTTGCGGCGGCTGAATTTCAGATCACAACAGAGAAGGCTTGTAAGATCTGCTCTTCTGCAGATTTCCTCTGCTTTGGTAAGCAGTTCAATGATCTTATCGGTGCTTGTCCAGATGCATTTGTTAGCCTTAGGCGTCTGTGGCTGCGCAATATGAGGTTTGGTGAACACGACATCCCCAGCATCCTCAGCACTTGCAAGCTTTTGGAGTCCTTGCGTTTAACCGATTGCGACTCGGGGATCTATTCTGTGCTGCAAGTAGAACATGCTTAA